Below is a window of Perca fluviatilis chromosome 6, GENO_Pfluv_1.0, whole genome shotgun sequence DNA.
ttttacacttttacttaagtaaaaagcttgagttgatacttcaacttctacaaaagtcttttcaaaccctagtagcctatctatacttctacttgagtaatgaatgtgaatacttttgacacctctgtttATTTCTATAGATTAAGGTACTTTTACGGtgttcttaaaaaaattatggaTCCCCTTGACTAATCCAGAAACAAGGGCCTGTCTGGAAAGAATAATGTTGAAAGAAGATCATTAATTTTTCGGGTGGTGGAAGTTGACTTTCATAGATTATTATCTCACATAATTTTCTGGCAACAGACAGAATTCAGCGCAGCAGAGAGTTTTTAAATGCAATAGAGGAGTACATTTATCTTAAGCATTTGTCAATTAATCCAAGTAAGCCTCCTAAATCATGATCATAATTTCCTTTAGACTGCTAAAATATGTGTtaaacacattcaaaacagtttGTCAAATCTCcacaaaacattaaatattgATATCCATCTTATAATTTACCTGCCAACACTTCTAACCTTTTACCTATAATGTGCAACAAAAATCATTAGCACTAAAATATCCCAAGTGTTTTAAATAACAGGAGCTATTTTAGTTTATCTCGTTGTATATTTACCTTCTCTGTTATCCCTCTCCTCAGCAGCCTCCTCACTGGAGGCCATCATGCCTGCTGCACCGTCTCCCTGTTGGGATTGTCTGCTCAGAGGCACAGAAACACAATAATGAGCCACAACATAAATTATCATTGCTATTACCATTACCACCATAGGCACAGCTACGCATAGTATTGggccaaacaaaacaaatacaatcatctacaaagaaaaaagaatcaaACTTTTCCCATGACATTAAATGAGGAAGAGTTGCAAATCTGTTCATTTGACTTTGGACATAAAAGATTACAGAAGCAGACGGACAGAAAGCGACTCACTGCTTCATTCCCCGCCTGCACGTGTGGGCTGAGGAAACAATACTGTACAGTGTTGCTACCTCCCCCCAACCAAAGCCCCTCTAACAGACTCTGATTAACATAAGGCCTGCTAACAATAGAGGGAGGCAGTACAGAGAAACCATTACACATGATCATAGAAACAaagacatacaaacacacacacacacacacacacacacacacacacacacacacacacacacacacacatgctttttcttctttttttcttgttttaaatTTCTGTCTCAGGACACCTACCTTTCCCTCACTCCGTCTTCTCCCAGCAGAGAGACTGAACCACTCTTTTCACAATCAAGTCACATGACCACTTGATCATGAAAAGGTCTGCTGTGTACACGCAAACACAGAGTAAAAGACAGGGGAGGGTTGTGCATCCCAAAGAGGGGGCATGTCATCAGAATTACAAAGTGGGGCAAAACAAGAGCCATGATGCAACTGCTAACAGGGAACATTAAAACtgcaatgcacacacacacacacacacacacacacacacacacacacagtgtacattgtacatgtacacacacacacacacacacacacagtgtacattgtacatgtacacacactgaATACTGATTCCAGAACATGACTTTAACTTTTCATTGAGAAAAAATACATCTTGGGTAAGAGATAATGTGAAAAGGAAGCAGCATTTGGCCCCTCCTGTATTTCCCATAATACACCTCAATAGCATATTTTGATAGGCCTTCCCTGACTGACGCCCCATGATTGTTTATACCATAATTTAATTATGTTGGTCTATTCTGTCTATACAACATCTATTGCATATCTGTCCGTACAGGGATAGGGATCCCTCCTTGGTTGCGCTTCCTGAGGTTTCTTCCATGTTTTCCCTGTTAAAGGGTTTTTGGGGGGAGTTTTTCCTTATCTGAGTTGACGGTCTAAAGACAGAGGGTGTTGTATGCTGgacagattgtaaagccccttgaggcaaatttgtgatatgtgataatggaataaataaataaaactaactTTACATGTCTTTCAAACTTCACACCTGCAGATTGGAGTGGATTATTTTTGCATGGATTTTGTCCCCCCATCTTTTCCATTGGAAGCTATGTTAGGAAGGGATCTTTTAATGGCTATAATAGACAGGAGACATATGGGCATGTGAGTATTGTTCTAAGACAGACTTGAAAACATTTGAACCTATCCTTTAAGATGGGGCTCTATACCAGGAAACAAGCACAGCCACATGTCTGTACATTTTGCAATCTATACATCAGAAATTGACCCATTCTTGCTTCTTTAATCCTTTCCTGCATGTATAGTCTATCCTGTAACACGATGCAATGACAAATCAAATACTTTTACATACGCTTATTTAGGCTTGACATATCAATTCTTGGCTGCTATGGTACAGAGAGTAAAAATGTTGTAAGATATCTAAAGAATTGATCACAGTTTTAAAATGATCTGTGCTGCCTCTTTGTGGTAATAAACAGTAGTGCAGCTCTGGCCTGTGGAAAACCTATCCACATCCTCTGTTGATCTCCCTCTTTTTCCACACATTTATAATGGACAGAAAACCCCAATAATCACGTTTTAACTTTTAAGAAAGACCAATGAAAGAAAACCTCTATCTAAAATTACATTGTCTTGCAGAGGCTAGCTTGCAAAGGACATGGACCTTTGGCTGATACCAGTAGGACATATTCGATCCCAGAGAGCAGAGTGCTGGACCTTTTGAACTTACTAAGGGGCAACATTTATTGCTAAGTTTGTATGAGCGAAGCTCACCTTGAGTGAAAAAAGTGAACACATCCCTCCGGCACATATCGCGTATGATCTTCCCTCTTAGGGTGTACACGTGATTGGTAGACTGGCTGTCCGTCAAACTGGTAATGAGCGTGGTCTGACTCATACTGACTCTGGCCATCAGCTTGATACTGAGAGCACTGAAGTTCAGAGGCGCACATGAGGTTGGAGTCATCTCCATACTGGCTTTCAGCCATATATTGAAACTGGGAACCTTGATTATCCAAGCTGTACTCGGCATTACCTCCAGGTTCATAATAGCTCTCAGCCTGCTCAGATCCATACTGTATAGCTGTGGGATGAGTTGTAAACTCAGCATAGACATCTGTGGTGTTTTGTTGGCTGTTGGATTTAGTATGTAAACAGGCAGGGTGGGCACTCTGGTTTTCAGTTCTTTGGTCAATGTGGTGGTAGTTGTAGCCATATTGGGTTTGACCCTGAGTTAAATTCTCGCTTTCTGTCCACTGGTATGCAGCGTTGGTTGGCTGGGAGGAAAACTGTGAAGTCACATCTTGGTGTCTTCTTTTAGGTGAATAGGGGATTTGGGATCAGTATAGAAAGAAGGAGAAATTCAGAAAGAATTGTAAATACAAATGGTATGCAGTGAACCTCATCCATCTGTGCCTGGTATTTTGTATGGTCTATGTAGgctatgttttgtttaaatgtaatttttgttttgtttttttaaacttacatgtatcaaacacacattcaaactGCCCAGTATACTCTGATTAGGACAATTCAGTGGCCATTGGGCAATTCATGTTCTTCAGCTTGTTAAATAAATTGGTAATTTTATATCTTAATTTTAGGTACACATTAAAGCATGCAAGTGTTGTGATATACATTTCTGCCATTCCTGCCATTATTATACTGATTGACAGGTGGCGGTAATGCGTTAGGAAATGCAGCACTGCCCCAGCAAAGGCAGGGAAAAAGAGGACTGCTAGCCAGgaaaacatggatgtaaacaatgcatAGTTCAACAGTTGCAAAAAAATTTGCTTTGCAAAAGTTTTCTGAGGAAAGAAATGCATTCAACATGTTTGTTAGGcctcaaggacacacacaattTGTTTTGGTGAGTAACAGTGAATGTAAACAGAAAGTTTGCAAGAAAACTCCACACGGTACTAAAAATTGTTTAAATCCACAAAAAACAGAATGAAATAAGATTCTGCTTTACAACTAAACATCAAAtgccattcattcattcatataaaACCATATCTTGTAATACTTGTCTGCAATAATGAACAGAAAGGTAAACAGTCTgcttcacatacagtacatttaaaacaattacacaaaaccaaacaaacaacacagacaaaatAGGGTATGTACTCGTTGCTAACATAAAGTTGAAGCTACATGGGAAAACCTTTATTGTcttgcacacatacactcacacccACACCTTGTACCCTAAGATAGCTAGGGGAGCTGTTTCCATTAGCTGTGGTGGGGCTCCAGCTGTAATGAGGCAGGTAATGCATATTTAATGAGGCATAAACAGatttataaacacacacacacacacacagaagcgcAGACCAAAGCTGGATACCGAACACATGACATACACCCACATACAAatgcacagtttgttttttactctcacacacacacacacacacacacacacacacaagtctgtattactatctttgtggggacttgtcattgacataatgcattccctagccccttaccctaaccttaaccatcacaactgaatgcctaaccttaaccctcaccctaaccataaccataacctaattctaaccctagtcctaaaaccaagtcttaaccctcaaacagccctttaaactcgtggggaccagcattttggtccccacgaggctgtgcagaccccacaaggatactgtagtccccggtttttggaccccaccaATATTAATTTCACATCCTCTCTGTCAGTCTTAGTCTGTCACTCACCcatgcaacacaaacacacacacacacacacacacacacagatcatcaGACTCATTTCCTCAGGAGGGCCTTCTAGCTCGATTTCGACAGTCTGTTCAGCGATGCTAATATTCCTCTGAAATACAAACCATTGAGAAAGCTGTAGAGactcaaaaaacaacaacagagaactaaggtagcgtgtgtgtgtgtgtgtgtgtgtgtgtgtgtgtgtgtgtgtgtgtgttcattcacTGACAGTCATGAACAAAAGCAGCAATGCTGGAAAGATACTTCTACATCTTTCCCTAGCCTATCAGCACAAACTGTATTAGTGTGGAGGTAGAAATCTCAAAGAGCATGGCtagatatacagtagatgtacatgacaaaaaaatatattttttgcagtttgggttAAACAACCTTTGAGTATAATGTCTAATTttaatattgtatatttttatgaaaatatccttcatttgcatgtttttgttatttttgtataATTGTACTAACTTTTTAACAACTTTAAATGTTACAGAACTAGAAAAGCACGGAGCCTAAGACATTTGATTTGATGTGCATTGCTTACCTTGAAACAGGTGAATAGCTATCTTGAGAAGATTCATGGTCTCCAGTCTGTTGTTCAGTCGACCAATTATCACGATCAACAGTCCTTATAGGTTGTCCATTGTAGTAATCCACTGTATTCTGTAGGGATCTGTCCCTCTTTGGTTCGAGTGATTGCAATGAAGAACCTCCAATCAGCTCCTCAGTGAAACTAAGCAGATCAGAAGATCCAAACTGTTGTTTTTCCTCACTCGCACTTTGTACTTCTGAAGTCCATGTTGGCAAGGTAGTGTGCTCTTTATCAGTTCCCTCCTCCTGCTCTTCCTCATCATTCTCCTCTTCCATCAAATCTCCAGAAAATGGTAATCCAAGTCCTCTGTCAGTAGAAATGCCAGATTCACTTAATGGGGTGCCAATCAAAGAGCTGGTCCGGGAGACTGAACTGTTGGTAAGTACAGGTGATTGTGGTTCAGATGTTGTTTGCGGTACGTCctgtcttgctaactgaccccCCCAGACTTGAAAGTCTGGTGGAGGTGCAGAGGGTGACTGCCCACCCTCATCTGAATCTTCCATTGAGATCTGTGAATGGACATAAACTTCCTCTCTGGTTTTCAGGAAGTGATCTGACGGATATCTTAAAGATGGAGACGCACTTCTGGCCACAATGCTTGATTTATCGTCATTGCTTCCTTCTTCTACCTGTGTTTGACTGCAACCTGTTGGTCTTGAATCTGACTGATGTAAAGCTTCAGAGTTATTTTTTGATTGGCTGAGACCGACAATTTCTGGCATGTGATGCTCAGTGGCATCATCAAGACTTGCACTGTAATGAGCGCATAAGACAACTTGACTTTGTTCAGTAACTTTGCTAGGTGTACTGTCAGTATCTCTGATCATTTGTTTTTGCCTACTTTGTTCTGTGTACTCCCTATGCTCTCTATTTGCAGCTTGGGCATGGGTTTGCAGTACTGTGGCAGCATAGGAAAGCATGCTAAATGTCTCCATGGACTTGCTTGTACCTTTTGATTGCCTGTTACCCTGTTTAGGCCTATCGTGAAACTCTTTCTCAGCTTCTTTTACTGTGCCAGACACAATTATGTAATCCATTTCTAGGCCTGATGACGAATCTCCATCAGAATTGGACCTGAGTTCGTCTTGACTACCTGGGTGAAGGCTGTCGGGGCTATACTTTAGTGTGTCTCTATCCCCCCCAGAGCTGGAGCTTAGAGACCTGGCTTCTGTTGTTTTACCCACCACATTTCCAATGCTCTTATTGCCAGTGTCACATTGGCTTTCAGTGGTAGGCCCATCTTTATTTTGGGCCATTGTAAATGACAGAACATGTTTCTTGGAAACAAATTTGTCCAACTCAAAAATGCTTGGGGATAATGATTGATCAGCCTGGATTTGAGTCTC
It encodes the following:
- the LOC120561015 gene encoding uncharacterized protein LOC120561015 isoform X5 — protein: MIQLEQQSSPFVAVTKSIQVDERHNQYEKTDPLGKTKTQPANQVFLFEGTSELGHMISSESKYDNKSGEGSEGADWLEQPSDHSPFILVDCSLVTQTTSANHHASPGEAAETQIQADQSLSPSIFELDKFVSKKHVLSFTMAQNKDGPTTESQCDTGNKSIGNVVGKTTEARSLSSSSGGDRDTLKYSPDSLHPGSQDELRSNSDGDSSSGLEMDYIIVSGTVKEAEKEFHDRPKQGNRQSKGTSKSMETFSMLSYAATVLQTHAQAANREHREYTEQSRQKQMIRDTDSTPSKVTEQSQVVLCAHYSASLDDATEHHMPEIVGLSQSKNNSEALHQSDSRPTGCSQTQVEEGSNDDKSSIVARSASPSLRYPSDHFLKTREEVYVHSQISMEDSDEGGQSPSAPPPDFQVWGGQLARQDVPQTTSEPQSPVLTNSSVSRTSSLIGTPLSESGISTDRGLGLPFSGDLMEEENDEEEQEEGTDKEHTTLPTWTSEVQSASEEKQQFGSSDLLSFTEELIGGSSLQSLEPKRDRSLQNTVDYYNGQPIRTVDRDNWSTEQQTGDHESSQDSYSPVSRRHQDVTSQFSSQPTNAAYQWTESENLTQGQTQYGYNYHHIDQRTENQSAHPACLHTKSNSQQNTTDVYAEFTTHPTAIQYGSEQAESYYEPGGNAEYSLDNQGSQFQYMAESQYGDDSNLMCASELQCSQYQADGQSQYESDHAHYQFDGQPVYQSRVHPKREDHTRYVPEGCVHFFHSRQSQQGDGAAGMMASSEEAAEERDNREDPPSSADLSGGSNQRRKLAAPPMNVSLDRSEGSLLSEDALDTEDEASDTGDDLDVNVDEDTPDEADSLELNRHESNLGAGAASSDAIAGHRSAEESSENRLWRSVMVGEQEHRIDMKCIEPYKRVISHGGYYAEQNAIIVFAACFLPDSNCDNYNYVMENLFLYVISTLELMVAEDYMIVYLNGATPRRRMPGFTWMKKCYQMIDRRLKKNLKMFIIVHPSWFIRTLLGITRPFISSKFSSKIKYVNSLQELGEIIPMEFVHIPPSIVKADKKGNSFV
- the LOC120561015 gene encoding uncharacterized protein LOC120561015 isoform X2, which produces MIQLEQQSSPFVAVTKSIQVDERHNQYEKTDPLGKTKTQPANQVFLFEGTSELGHMISSESKYDNKSGEGSEGADWLEQPSDHSPFILVDCSLVTQTTSANHHASPGEAAETQIQADQSLSPSIFELDKFVSKKHVLSFTMAQNKDGPTTESQCDTGNKSIGNVVGKTTEARSLSSSSGGDRDTLKYSPDSLHPGSQDELRSNSDGDSSSGLEMDYIIVSGTVKEAEKEFHDRPKQGNRQSKGTSKSMETFSMLSYAATVLQTHAQAANREHREYTEQSRQKQMIRDTDSTPSKVTEQSQVVLCAHYSASLDDATEHHMPEIVGLSQSKNNSEALHQSDSRPTGCSQTQVEEGSNDDKSSIVARSASPSLRYPSDHFLKTREEVYVHSQISMEDSDEGGQSPSAPPPDFQVWGGQLARQDVPQTTSEPQSPVLTNSSVSRTSSLIGTPLSESGISTDRGLGLPFSGDLMEEENDEEEQEEGTDKEHTTLPTWTSEVQSASEEKQQFGSSDLLSFTEELIGGSSLQSLEPKRDRSLQNTVDYYNGQPIRTVDRDNWSTEQQTGDHESSQDSYSPVSRRHQDVTSQFSSQPTNAAYQWTESENLTQGQTQYGYNYHHIDQRTENQSAHPACLHTKSNSQQNTTDVYAEFTTHPTAIQYGSEQAESYYEPGGNAEYSLDNQGSQFQYMAESQYGDDSNLMCASELQCSQYQADGQSQYESDHAHYQFDGQPVYQSRVHPKREDHTRYVPEGCVHFFHSRQSQQGDGAAGMMASSEEAAEERDNREDPPSSADLSGGSNQRRKLAAPPMNVSLDRSEGSLLSEDALDTEDEASDTGDDLDVNVDEDTPDEADSLELNRHGAASSDAIAGHRSAEESSENRLWRSVMVGEQEHRIDMKCIEPYKRVISHGGYYAEQNAIIVFAACFLPDSNCDNYNYVMENLFLYVISTLELMVAEDYMIVYLNGATPRRRMPGFTWMKKCYQMIDRRLKKNLKMFIIVHPSWFIRTLLGITRPFISSKFSSKIKYVNSLQELGEIIPMEFVHIPPSIVKYDEERGIHKFACMRLDTELQDTAAKADKKGNSFV
- the LOC120561015 gene encoding protein starmaker-like isoform X8 — translated: MIQLEQQSSPFVAVTKSIQVDERHNQYEKTDPLGKTKTQPANQVFLFEGTSELGHMISSESKYDNKSGEGSEGADWLEQPSDHSPFILVDCSLVTQTTSANHHASPGEAAETQIQADQSLSPSIFELDKFVSKKHVLSFTMAQNKDGPTTESQCDTGNKSIGNVVGKTTEARSLSSSSGGDRDTLKYSPDSLHPGSQDELRSNSDGDSSSGLEMDYIIVSGTVKEAEKEFHDRPKQGNRQSKGTSKSMETFSMLSYAATVLQTHAQAANREHREYTEQSRQKQMIRDTDSTPSKVTEQSQVVLCAHYSASLDDATEHHMPEIVGLSQSKNNSEALHQSDSRPTGCSQTQVEEGSNDDKSSIVARSASPSLRYPSDHFLKTREEVYVHSQISMEDSDEGGQSPSAPPPDFQVWGGQLARQDVPQTTSEPQSPVLTNSSVSRTSSLIGTPLSESGISTDRGLGLPFSGDLMEEENDEEEQEEGTDKEHTTLPTWTSEVQSASEEKQQFGSSDLLSFTEELIGGSSLQSLEPKRDRSLQNTVDYYNGQPIRTVDRDNWSTEQQTGDHESSQDSYSPVSRQSQQGDGAAGMMASSEEAAEERDNREDPPSSADLSGGSNQRRKLAAPPMNVSLDRSEGSLLSEDALDTEDEASDTGDDLDVNVDEDTPDEADSLELNRHESNLGAGAASSDAIAGHRSAEESSENRLWRSVMVGEQEHRIDMKCIEPYKRVISHGGYYAEQNAIIVFAACFLPDSNCDNYNYVMENLFLYVISTLELMVAEDYMIVYLNGATPRRRMPGFTWMKKCYQMIDRRLKKNLKMFIIVHPSWFIRTLLGITRPFISSKFSSKIKYVNSLQELGEIIPMEFVHIPPSIVKYDEERGIHKFACMRLDTELQDTAAKADKKGNSFV
- the LOC120561015 gene encoding uncharacterized protein LOC120561015 isoform X7; protein product: MIQLEQQSSPFVAVTKSIQVDERHNQYEKTDPLGKTKTQPANQVFLFEGTSELGHMISSESKYDNKSGEGSEGADWLEQPSDHSPFILVDCSLVTQTTSANHHASPGEAAETQIQADQSLSPSIFELDKFVSKKHVLSFTMAQNKDGPTTESQCDTGNKSIGNVVGKTTEARSLSSSSGGDRDTLKYSPDSLHPGSQDELRSNSDGDSSSGLEMDYIIVSGTVKEAEKEFHDRPKQGNRQSKGTSKSMETFSMLSYAATVLQTHAQAANREHREYTEQSRQKQMIRDTDSTPSKVTEQSQVVLCAHYSASLDDATEHHMPEIVGLSQSKNNSEALHQSDSRPTGCSQTQVEEGSNDDKSSIVARSASPSLRYPSDHFLKTREEVYVHSQISMEDSDEGGQSPSAPPPDFQVWGGQLARQDVPQTTSEPQSPVLTNSSVSRTSSLIGTPLSESGISTDRGLGLPFSGDLMEEENDEEEQEEGTDKEHTTLPTWTSEVQSASEEKQQFGSSDLLSFTEELIGGSSLQSLEPKRDRSLQNTVDYYNGQPIRTVDRDNWSTEQQTGDHESSQDSYSPVSRRHQDVTSQFSSQPTNAAYQWTESENLTQGQTQYGYNYHHIDQRTENQSAHPACLHTKSNSQQNTTDVYAEFTTHPTAIQYGSEQAESYYEPGGNAEYSLDNQGSQFQYMAESQYGDDSNLMCASELQCSQYQADGQSQYESDHAHYQFDGQPVYQSRVHPKREDHTRYVPEGCVHFFHSRQSQQGDGAAGMMASSEEAAEERDNREDPPSSADLSGGSNQRRKLAAPPMNVSLDRSEGSLLSEDALDTEDEASDTGDDLDVNVDEDTPDEADSLELNRHESNLGAGAASSDAIAGHRSAEESSENRLWRSVMVGEQEHRIDMKCIEPYKRVISHGGYYAEQNAIIVFAACFLPDSNCDNYNYVMENLFLYVISTLELMVAEDYMIVYLNGATPRRRMPGFTWMKKCYQMIDRRLKKNLKMFIIVHPSWFIRTLLGITRPFIRADKKGNSFV
- the LOC120561015 gene encoding uncharacterized protein LOC120561015 isoform X6, with the protein product MIQLEQQSSPFVAVTKSIQVDERHNQYEKTDPLGKTKTQPANQVFLFEGTSELGHMISSESKYDNKSGEGSEGADWLEQPSDHSPFILVDCSLVTQTTSANHHASPGEAAETQIQADQSLSPSIFELDKFVSKKHVLSFTMAQNKDGPTTESQCDTGNKSIGNVVGKTTEARSLSSSSGGDRDTLKYSPDSLHPGSQDELRSNSDGDSSSGLEMDYIIVSGTVKEAEKEFHDRPKQGNRQSKGTSKSMETFSMLSYAATVLQTHAQAANREHREYTEQSRQKQMIRDTDSTPSKVTEQSQVVLCAHYSASLDDATEHHMPEIVGLSQSKNNSEALHQSDSRPTGCSQTQVEEGSNDDKSSIVARSASPSLRYPSDHFLKTREEVYVHSQISMEDSDEGGQSPSAPPPDFQVWGGQLARQDVPQTTSEPQSPVLTNSSVSRTSSLIGTPLSESGISTDRGLGLPFSGDLMEEENDEEEQEEGTDKEHTTLPTWTSEVQSASEEKQQFGSSDLLSFTEELIGGSSLQSLEPKRDRSLQNTVDYYNGQPIRTVDRDNWSTEQQTGDHESSQDSYSPVSRRHQDVTSQFSSQPTNAAYQWTESENLTQGQTQYGYNYHHIDQRTENQSAHPACLHTKSNSQQNTTDVYAEFTTHPTAIQYGSEQAESYYEPGGNAEYSLDNQGSQFQYMAESQYGDDSNLMCASELQCSQYQADGQSQYESDHAHYQFDGQPVYQSRVHPKREDHTRYVPEGCVHFFHSRQSQQGDGAAGMMASSEEAAEERDNREDPPSSADLSGGSNQRRKLAAPPMNVSLDRSEGSLLSEDALDTEDEASDTGDDLDVNVDEDTPDEADSLELNRHESNLGAGAASSDAIAGHRSAEESSENRLWRSVMVGEQEHRIDMKCIEPYKRVISHGGYYAEQNAIIVFAACFLPDSNCDNYNYVMENLFLYVISTLELMVAEDYMIVYLNGATPRRRMPGFTWMKKCYQMIDRRLKKNLKMFIIVHPSWFIRTLLGITRPFIRLDTELQDTAAKADKKGNSFV
- the LOC120561015 gene encoding uncharacterized protein LOC120561015 isoform X4, with amino-acid sequence MIQLEQQSSPFVAVTKSIQVDERHNQYEKTDPLGKTKTQPANQVFLFEGTSELGHMISSESKYDNKSGEGSEGADWLEQPSDHSPFILVDCSLVTQTTSANHHASPGEAAETQIQADQSLSPSIFELDKFVSKKHVLSFTMAQNKDGPTTESQCDTGNKSIGNVVGKTTEARSLSSSSGGDRDTLKYSPDSLHPGSQDELRSNSDGDSSSGLEMDYIIVSGTVKEAEKEFHDRPKQGNRQSKGTSKSMETFSMLSYAATVLQTHAQAANREHREYTEQSRQKQMIRDTDSTPSKVTEQSQVVLCAHYSASLDDATEHHMPEIVGLSQSKNNSEALHQSDSRPTGCSQTQVEEGSNDDKSSIVARSASPSLRYPSDHFLKTREEVYVHSQISMEDSDEGGQSPSAPPPDFQVWGGQLARQDVPQTTSEPQSPVLTNSSVSRTSSLIGTPLSESGISTDRGLGLPFSGDLMEEENDEEEQEEGTDKEHTTLPTWTSEVQSASEEKQQFGSSDLLSFTEELIGGSSLQSLEPKRDRSLQNTVDYYNGQPIRTVDRDNWSTEQQTGDHESSQDSYSPVSRRHQDVTSQFSSQPTNAAYQWTESENLTQGQTQYGYNYHHIDQRTENQSAHPACLHTKSNSQQNTTDVYAEFTTHPTAIQYGSEQAESYYEPGGNAEYSLDNQGSQFQYMAESQYGDDSNLMCASELQCSQYQADGQSQYESDHAHYQFDGQPVYQSRVHPKREDHTRYVPEGCVHFFHSRQSQQGDGAAGMMASSEEAAEERDNREDPPSSADLSGGSNQRRKLAAPPMNVSLDRSEGSLLSEDALDTEDEASDTGDDLDVNVDEDTPDEADSLELNRHESNLGAGAASSDAIAGHRSAEESSENRLWRSVMVGEQEHRIDMKCIEPYKRVISHGGYYAEQNAIIVFAACFLPDSNCDNYNYVMENLFLYVISTLELMVAEDYMIVYLNGATPRRRMPGFTWMKKCYQMIDRRLKKNLKMFIIVHPSWFIRTLLGITRPFISSKFSSKIKYVNSLQELGEIIPMEFVHIPPSIVKLDTELQDTAAKADKKGNSFV
- the LOC120561015 gene encoding uncharacterized protein LOC120561015 isoform X3 codes for the protein MIQLEQQSSPFVAVTKSIQVDERHNQYEKTDPLGKTKTQPANQVFLFEGTSELGHMISSESKYDNKSGEGSEGADWLEQPSDHSPFILVDCSLVTQTTSANHHASPGEAAETQIQADQSLSPSIFELDKFVSKKHVLSFTMAQNKDGPTTESQCDTGNKSIGNVVGKTTEARSLSSSSGGDRDTLKYSPDSLHPGSQDELRSNSDGDSSSGLEMDYIIVSGTVKEAEKEFHDRPKQGNRQSKGTSKSMETFSMLSYAATVLQTHAQAANREHREYTEQSRQKQMIRDTDSTPSKVTEQSQVVLCAHYSASLDDATEHHMPEIVGLSQSKNNSEALHQSDSRPTGCSQTQVEEGSNDDKSSIVARSASPSLRYPSDHFLKTREEVYVHSQISMEDSDEGGQSPSAPPPDFQVWGGQLARQDVPQTTSEPQSPVLTNSSVSRTSSLIGTPLSESGISTDRGLGLPFSGDLMEEENDEEEQEEGTDKEHTTLPTWTSEVQSASEEKQQFGSSDLLSFTEELIGGSSLQSLEPKRDRSLQNTVDYYNGQPIRTVDRDNWSTEQQTGDHESSQDSYSPVSRRHQDVTSQFSSQPTNAAYQWTESENLTQGQTQYGYNYHHIDQRTENQSAHPACLHTKSNSQQNTTDVYAEFTTHPTAIQYGSEQAESYYEPGGNAEYSLDNQGSQFQYMAESQYGDDSNLMCASELQCSQYQADGQSQYESDHAHYQFDGQPVYQSRVHPKREDHTRYVPEGCVHFFHSRQSQQGDGAAGMMASSEEAAEERDNREDPPSSADLSGGSNQRRKLAAPPMNVSLDRSEGSLLSEDALDTEDEASDTGDDLDVNVDEDTPDEADSLELNRHESNLGAGAASSDAIAGHRSAEESSENRLWRSVMVGEQEHRIDMKCIEPYKRVISHGGYYAEQNAIIVFAACFLPDSNCDNYNYVMENLFLYVISTLELMVAEDYMIVYLNGATPRRRMPGFTWMKKCYQMIDRRLKKNLKMFIIVHPSWFIRTLLGITRPFISSKFSSKIKYVNSLQELGEIIPMEFVHIPPSIVKYDEERGIHKFACMRADKKGNSFV